The DNA sequence CAGTGTCTGAAGTGATTATCACGATAGTATTTACCATATCAAAGGTATGTTATATGGACAAAAACCTGTATTCAGTATATTATGTGGATCAATCTAATTAATGTTAGGCAATGAAAGGCAACTCAATGGCGAAACTTCGGTCGAATGGCTTTGTACTCGAAATGGCGCTAAGGTGGAATGATAATGAAGGGGTGGTTTATGACCTAACCTTTACCTGGCAAGGAGTCCCTATAATCAATAACGAAGTGATAAAGAGAGCAAATGACTGGTGGGGGCAAGCGAAGCCGAGCAGCTTTTTCTTTACAGAATACGCCAGATTGAGACCGATTCAGTTCTTCAGGGAAATGCTTGATGCAGTTAAGAGCGATTTCTTAGAGCCAGTAGATCCGGATATTCGGATAATCGTCCATCCAATTCACGCCTTCCCAGAGGATCGATTAGAAGTTTTATGGGAAGCGGATCATGTAAAGAAAGAAAGAGAAGAACGGGAACGGATGAAAGAAGAGCTTGGAAAACTACCTGATGATCTGTTCAAGATCGAGTTTTTCTTGAATATATTCAATTTCAAAGAGTGCGGTGCCTATTCTGGGGATGGCATTACATTTACTTTCCTGGTTGATAGAGCTGAACTGGAATCCTTTGTTCATCAATTAGAAACTGAGCGAGAAAATATCGTAAGGGAATTTGCAGATAATCCAGAAGGTAATGGGTTGGCAGATAAAGATGACCAGTAAATTGCCTAACGTGCGCATGCAGTCGGACACCAAACCACGAGAGTAAATGTTGGTCGGCATTTCCGCCAAGCTTCTTGGCCGAGTGGTTTGGTACCGATGATGCGAGGTGTTAGCATAAAAAATGAAATATCTAGTAATGTTTGCTCCTGACAGATGGGGAGAATTAGAGAAGTTTTCTCAATTTTATTCTTCTACTTATCGGTTTAACCATCATACAAGAAGAGCTCTTTCTGGAGCAACAAACCACTTTCACAAAGTAATGACACTTTTTAATTTTGCACAAAGAATAAAGGCAAACCTCGAAGAAGACAATAAAGAGATAGAGCAACATGGCTATACGCCGGCTATAAGAGGAAAAGAGTTATCAGCAATTATAGAAACTATATTTTTAGATTTATACTCCTCAATTGATTGCACAAGACAAGTCATATATTTTATCTTTAAAAATTATCGTGGGGTCTCGGAATCAACTCGTACACTTTTTGAAAACGCTTCGAAAGATAAAATTGACGAAAGAGTTCCAAAATCAATAAGAATGGCTTTGAAGAATGCTCCTTGGTACAACGAGTTTAGAAAGATTAGAGATGAGTTAACGCATTCAGACATTGGATCCTGCCATCTTGATAGGAACACAGGAAAAGTATTTTATATGCACAGTGGGCTTGGAACTGTTAGTAAGTCTTTGGTAATTGAAGATATTTTTGAAAAATTATCAAGTCTGATAAAAGGTGTAGACTTATTTTTGGAACAAGTTTACCATTCTCTTAATTCCCAACTTGTTGATAAAGAAGTTGGGCAGATGTGCGGTATCTTTGACGGCAGGATTTATTCTCGCTTTGTAAAACCCAGTGAAGCAAAAGATTTTGATAGCGGAAAATGTGAAGCATTCCAGTGGTTTGAAAAAGACGAAAATCCAACCTGTCCATTTGTTGATAATTGTGGCGCATATAAAAATTTAAAATGCTAACAAATCATTCCGGCGAATGGGCTGTACCTGCCGCTGAATTTGGTCGTTATGTGTAAAATAGTGTAAAGTCATAAATAATCGGAATACGGAATCAGGCAAGTATGAATCAACTGACATTATTCGGAGAAGAAAAGAAAAAGTTTATCAATTTAAGGGAAGCGGCAAATTGGGCTTCACAATATTTGAACCGCAATATTACAATTTCTAATATTTCATATTTACTCCAGTACGGAAGAATAAAAAAGTATGGAAGTAATGGTAATCCATTGATTAATATCGAAGAATTAAAAGACTATTACGACTCTTATGACAAAGAGCAACAATGGAAAAGAAAATTAGGGGAAGACCTCAATTGGCACTTATCATTTGTGGAGTACAAAGAATCAGAAAGAACAAAACACGTTCACAGATTACATCCGTATAAAGGAAAATTTATCCCTCAATTAGTAGAATATTTCCTCGACTCTCATACCGATGAATTTAAGCAACAAATATATTTTAATAAAGATGATATTGTCTTGGATCCATTTTGTGGAAGTGGAACAACATTAGTCCAATCAAATGAATTAGGAATGCATGCAATTGGAGTTGATATTTCTGCTTTTAATGCAATGATTAGTAATGCTAAAGTTGAGAAGCATAATATCCCAAAGATTAAGGAAGCTACTCGGGAAATCACATTAAAGCTGGAATATTCTCAGAAAACAAAAAGTAATATTGCTTTTGAAGAACATCTACTTGCAGAACTTGCAAAATTTAACTGCAAGTATTTTCCTTCACCAGAATATAAAAGAAAAGTAAGTATGCATGAGATTAACGAAAAAGAATATTCAAAAGATAAAGAGCAAGAATTTTTAAGTATTTATAATGACTTAGTTGAAAGATACAAAATTCAAATTAACCAAGATAAAAATAGCTCTTTCTTGGACAAGTGGTTTTTATCACCGGTGAGAGAAGAAATCGATTTCCTTTTTGATGAATTAAAAAAGATAAACAATACGGATGTTAAAAGAATTTTAGCAATAATCTTGAGCAGAACCGTTCGTTCTTGTAGAGCGACTACTCATGCTGACTTAGCAACCCTCAAAGAACCTGTCACAACTACATATTACTGCAAGAAACATGGCAAAGTGTGTAAACCAATATTTTCCATCAAGGGATGGTGGGAAAGGTACACTATAGATACATTGAATCGCCTTAGGCAATTCGATAGATTAAGGACCGAGACATTCCAAATCTGTTTGACAGGAGATAGCAGAACCATAGATATTTATGAAGAAATCAAAAAGAAAAATCATGATTTTGCAGAATTATTGCTGAAACAAAAGATTAAGGGGATTTTTTCAAGTCCACCATATGTAGGCCTTATCGATTACCATGAACAGCATGCATACTCATATGAGATATTTGGCTTTGGCCGAAAAGATGAATTAGAAATTGGTCCTCTTTCTAAAGGTCAAGGGAAAGAAGCAAGAGATTCTTATGTTAAAGGTATAGTAGAATCTCTAAAGAATTGTAAAAAATATCTTCAAAAAGATTATGATATCTTCTTAGTAGCCAATGACAAATTCAATCTTTATCCCGATATTGCCCTATTGGCTAAAATGAAAATTGTTAATCGGTTTAAGCGCCCTGTACTCAATAGAGTTGAAAAGGACAGATCGAACGCCTATTCAGAGATAATATTTCATTTAAAGGAAGAATAAATGCCACTCACCGAGGATCAAGTAAAGAAAATTGAGAATACTATCAAGGATAGTCTTAGAAAGAAGTTCCAAACATATAAACCAGAAACGAGCAATATGCCTTTTCACTATCGATTATTAGGTCGTGATAGAATGGCTTTATTCTCTTTTATCCATTCTTTGAATACTACATTTGGTACATCTATTTTTGAACCCGTTGCTGAAGCTTTGGCAAGTTTGAATTTTGAATTTGCACGGAAACAGTATGTTGTTGGTGATTCTATTAGTGAACAAGCCCAATCGGAAATCCAACGTATTATGAATGATCTAACAGTGGGAAAAAATCCAAACAAGATAGAAGAAATTGAAAGGATAAGAAGAGTTTGCGATAAGGGTGATATGAACAAGTCGAAAACTGTAAAAGTAGATTTGTTTGTTCAAGGTTCTGATGGAATAGCTCATTTATTTGATTTAAAAACAGTCAAACCAAATATCAGTAATTTTAAAGATTTTAAGAGAACATTGTTGGAATGGATAGCAATTTTTTTAGCACAAAGGCCCAATGCAAAGGTAAACTCATATATTGCTATTCCCTATAACCCATATGAGCCTAAACCTTATGAAAGATGGACACTAAAAGGAATGTTGGATTTAGACAACGAGTTAAAAGTTGCAGAAGAATTTTGGGATTTTCTTGGCAATGATGGCACTTATTCAGAATTATTGAATTGTTTTGAAAGAGCTGGCATAGAGCTAAGACCGGAGATTGATAAGTATTTTCAAAAATTCAAATAAAATACATAACAAAAGTTCAATCTGAAATAACAGCCTTACTTCAATTTAAAGTTTAGTAGAGAATTTTAAATTTTGTTCGTTGTATTAGGTTCAGTGCAAAGACTTTACAGGTTAACCTTAACATTATACATTTCCCGTTTACAGGAAATAAGGGTCACCCATAAGAAAGGGGTCAAATCTTTATTGACAAATATTTGAGAGGACAGTCGCAAAGCAGCCTTTTGGATTATATGGGCGATATCCAAAGATATTGTATTATTAATTATACCAAGATACTTAAGTCATATGGATAAAGCATTGCTGCACCTTGCAAAAAGACGACCGTTTTTCTTAGATTATCAAAAGAGTTGGATGTGATTTGTCAATAATAAAGATTTGACCCCCATTTTTCCGCTAGGGAAAATCTTTTTCGCTTGACAAAAGCCTTCTAATGGGTGACCCCAATTTTAGACTTGAATTTTCTTCGTTTTTTAGTTTTAATACATTTTGAGAGAAAAAAAGCAATCTTCTATAGTCGGATGTTTACGGTACGGATGGAAATGATCGTGATAAAATCCGAAACTAACAAAACCAAAAACCTGCAAGAAGATTTAACGCTAATTGCAGATATGCTTCAGTGCCCTTTTTGTCTGGCCAAGATTCAAATCCAGGAACAAACGGTCCGATGCACACAATGTAATAACACTTACCCTATTTACCAGGACGTGCCGCTCTTTGCCCGCGCTGGCTCTGCTGATTCCTGGGGACAAACACGCGAGCAACTTACCAGTGAATCCTACCAACAAAACTACCAGGAAGTGCAGGAAGCTAAAGATTACAACCTGAAGTACCAAAAATACTTTTTAAAACGCTTAAGCACCAAACGGGAGTATCAGCTATTAAACCAGCTTCTGTCCCGGCAAGAACATTGCGCGACCATGCTGGATCTGCCTTGCGGGGGAGGAAGGTTAAGCCCACAGCTAGCGCCTTTTACTGATTTACTCATTGAAGCAGATATTGCCGTTGGCCAAATTCTCTATGGAAAAGCAAACTCGCACGTGCCCACACGCCGCATCTGGATGACCGCCTCAGCGTTCCATATCCCTTTCCAAAATTCGAGCATCGACGCTATAGTTTGCATTCGGCTTTGCCATCATTTGCCTACGCCTACAGAGCGTGAGCGGTTGCTTTGCGAATTATTGCGGGTTGCGCGGAAATTCGTAATCATATCCTTCTTTGATTATTATTCGTTCAAGAATACGTTGCGTCGCATGCGAAGCTGTCTACGCCACAAAAAACCCAAAAACACTATGACCATCCAGCAAATTGAGGAAATAGCCAGAAAAAATGGAGGCGAACTGGTGACGTATCCGTCCTTATCTATTATTGGTTCAGGCCATCGCTATGCATTGATTGTAAAAAAATGATTCA is a window from the Candidatus Jettenia sp. genome containing:
- a CDS encoding class I SAM-dependent methyltransferase, whose protein sequence is MIKSETNKTKNLQEDLTLIADMLQCPFCLAKIQIQEQTVRCTQCNNTYPIYQDVPLFARAGSADSWGQTREQLTSESYQQNYQEVQEAKDYNLKYQKYFLKRLSTKREYQLLNQLLSRQEHCATMLDLPCGGGRLSPQLAPFTDLLIEADIAVGQILYGKANSHVPTRRIWMTASAFHIPFQNSSIDAIVCIRLCHHLPTPTERERLLCELLRVARKFVIISFFDYYSFKNTLRRMRSCLRHKKPKNTMTIQQIEEIARKNGGELVTYPSLSIIGSGHRYALIVKK
- a CDS encoding site-specific DNA-methyltransferase, whose translation is MNQLTLFGEEKKKFINLREAANWASQYLNRNITISNISYLLQYGRIKKYGSNGNPLINIEELKDYYDSYDKEQQWKRKLGEDLNWHLSFVEYKESERTKHVHRLHPYKGKFIPQLVEYFLDSHTDEFKQQIYFNKDDIVLDPFCGSGTTLVQSNELGMHAIGVDISAFNAMISNAKVEKHNIPKIKEATREITLKLEYSQKTKSNIAFEEHLLAELAKFNCKYFPSPEYKRKVSMHEINEKEYSKDKEQEFLSIYNDLVERYKIQINQDKNSSFLDKWFLSPVREEIDFLFDELKKINNTDVKRILAIILSRTVRSCRATTHADLATLKEPVTTTYYCKKHGKVCKPIFSIKGWWERYTIDTLNRLRQFDRLRTETFQICLTGDSRTIDIYEEIKKKNHDFAELLLKQKIKGIFSSPPYVGLIDYHEQHAYSYEIFGFGRKDELEIGPLSKGQGKEARDSYVKGIVESLKNCKKYLQKDYDIFLVANDKFNLYPDIALLAKMKIVNRFKRPVLNRVEKDRSNAYSEIIFHLKEE
- a CDS encoding TdeIII family type II restriction endonuclease, which translates into the protein MPLTEDQVKKIENTIKDSLRKKFQTYKPETSNMPFHYRLLGRDRMALFSFIHSLNTTFGTSIFEPVAEALASLNFEFARKQYVVGDSISEQAQSEIQRIMNDLTVGKNPNKIEEIERIRRVCDKGDMNKSKTVKVDLFVQGSDGIAHLFDLKTVKPNISNFKDFKRTLLEWIAIFLAQRPNAKVNSYIAIPYNPYEPKPYERWTLKGMLDLDNELKVAEEFWDFLGNDGTYSELLNCFERAGIELRPEIDKYFQKFK